Genomic segment of Leptospiraceae bacterium:
GGATAATGAGATAAAATTTAATGCCTCTTCTTCGTTTTTTTCTATTGCAATTTCAACCGCTTTTTTAGCCACTTCTAAAAGTTCTTTGGCTTTCTTTCTTGCTTGGTGAGATTTTTGAACAAGCTCTGCGATTTGTTGTTGTATTGGATATGGCAGAATAGGGATCATAATTGTTTTTATTTCATTATCTGATATTTTAGGCTGGCCAGTTGGAGCTTTCTTTTTTTCAATTTGTTTTTGAATGGGCAGTGATTGAAACAAAATTTCTGCATATTCGGGTAAAACTTTATCTTTTAATTTAATTCTTAACCTTGCTGTATTGTTAGAACAAAAACCACCAGCTAAATCTTGATATATTCTATTTGCTTTTCCAATTGTATCTCCTATTATAGCAATT
This window contains:
- a CDS encoding restriction endonuclease subunit S, which codes for IAIIGDTIGKANRIYQDLAGGFCSNNTARLRIKLKDKVLPEYAEILFQSLPIQKQIEKKKAPTGQPKISDNEIKTIMIPILPYPIQQQIAELVQKSHQARKKAKELLEVAKKAVEIAIEKNEEEALNFISLSQDTDRQF